Proteins encoded together in one Candidatus Xianfuyuplasma coldseepsis window:
- a CDS encoding carbohydrate binding domain-containing protein, producing MKKIISLVLVALTLFVLSACGETEPEVEATVPTFSGISSIVSLTAGDAFDPLEGVTATDTIDGDITDDITIDGLDCLSLVDGLTTVGGLSCQLIYNVTNSNDLSAMKISTVNIAKGEPTAGENMVVNGDFEDDTQLAVWVKGEFEGGAFNMSIVEGELLVNITTVSWAGPASPRVHQAGMTYEVGKTYQVSFDARADSPRKMASQVGVLLSGAPWFVNYDEQWVFELTTEMQTFTYEFTVDGDPEVDTTDGVVTFEMGVFPEDDPAEGIVTDVYIDNVVVAEYSAD from the coding sequence ATGAAAAAAATTATTAGTTTAGTATTAGTAGCATTAACATTATTTGTACTAAGTGCTTGTGGTGAAACGGAACCAGAAGTAGAAGCAACTGTACCAACATTCTCAGGAATTTCAAGTATCGTATCATTAACTGCTGGCGATGCATTTGATCCGCTTGAAGGTGTTACAGCAACCGATACAATCGATGGCGACATCACCGATGATATCACGATTGATGGACTTGATTGTTTATCACTGGTTGATGGATTAACCACAGTTGGTGGATTAAGTTGCCAATTAATTTACAACGTAACCAATAGCAACGATTTAAGTGCGATGAAAATCTCAACGGTTAACATTGCAAAAGGTGAACCTACTGCAGGTGAAAACATGGTTGTTAATGGTGACTTTGAAGACGACACACAACTTGCTGTATGGGTAAAAGGTGAGTTTGAAGGTGGCGCATTCAACATGAGTATTGTTGAGGGTGAATTACTAGTTAACATTACTACCGTATCATGGGCTGGTCCTGCATCCCCACGTGTACATCAAGCAGGTATGACCTACGAAGTAGGAAAAACCTACCAAGTATCCTTTGATGCCCGTGCTGATTCACCTCGTAAAATGGCTTCACAAGTAGGTGTATTACTTAGTGGTGCTCCTTGGTTTGTAAACTATGATGAGCAATGGGTTTTTGAATTGACAACAGAAATGCAAACATTCACTTATGAGTTTACAGTTGATGGAGATCCTGAAGTCGATACAACTGATGGTGTTGTAACATTTGAAATGGGTGTATTCCCAGAAGACGATCCTGCTGAAGGAATTGTTACTGACGTATACATCGATAACGTAGTAGTCGCTGAATACTCAGCAGACTAA
- a CDS encoding family 16 glycosylhydrolase gives MKSMFLRKVTLSTLVVVLITILAACNNATVNPDTIVPEFQGTSDELTLWVGDVFDPYAGVFAFDPKDGNITDQMVILGLGDFPLSTSNKITASGTYTLTYKVVNSSGKTAEHDLVVTVRSFFEELGDYEIGEYELVFSDEFDYTGSPDSSKWNFQTGGWGFGNNEIQYYTDRLDNAFVEDGVLTIRLLKEVYSNRYYTSAKIWTRDIAAWTYGKIEVRAQLPEGKGTWPAIWMMPQDSVYGGWPNSGEIDIMEYVGYQPNVVHGTIHTDAHNGQDGTQIGRSLTVETAEEEFHVYTLEWLPDKLIWSVDGEEFFTYRFIVDSFDNITEDQYYTIWPYNQDFYLILNFAFGGNWGGAQGIDETIEQADFLIDYVRVYEATGLQDE, from the coding sequence ATGAAATCCATGTTTTTACGAAAAGTGACTTTATCGACACTGGTTGTCGTGTTGATTACGATATTAGCTGCATGTAATAACGCAACGGTGAACCCTGATACAATCGTTCCTGAGTTTCAAGGAACAAGTGATGAATTAACATTATGGGTTGGCGATGTATTCGATCCATATGCTGGTGTGTTTGCCTTTGATCCCAAAGATGGAAACATCACCGATCAAATGGTAATTCTCGGATTGGGTGATTTTCCACTCAGTACTTCCAATAAAATTACGGCATCTGGAACCTACACACTGACATATAAAGTTGTGAACTCCTCTGGTAAAACGGCGGAACATGATCTAGTAGTCACTGTACGTAGTTTCTTTGAAGAATTAGGAGATTACGAGATTGGTGAGTATGAACTTGTATTTTCTGATGAGTTTGATTACACCGGAAGTCCGGATTCTTCGAAATGGAATTTCCAAACCGGAGGTTGGGGCTTTGGTAATAATGAGATTCAATATTATACCGATCGTTTAGACAATGCCTTTGTTGAAGATGGTGTCTTAACCATTCGTCTCCTTAAAGAAGTGTATTCTAATCGATATTACACATCGGCGAAGATTTGGACAAGAGACATTGCTGCATGGACTTATGGTAAAATCGAAGTCCGGGCACAATTACCTGAAGGAAAAGGAACCTGGCCGGCGATTTGGATGATGCCACAAGACAGTGTCTATGGTGGTTGGCCGAATAGCGGTGAGATTGATATTATGGAGTATGTAGGATATCAACCAAATGTTGTTCATGGAACCATTCATACCGATGCGCACAATGGTCAAGATGGAACTCAAATAGGACGTAGTTTAACTGTAGAAACTGCGGAAGAGGAATTCCATGTATATACGTTAGAGTGGTTGCCGGACAAACTGATTTGGTCCGTGGATGGCGAAGAATTTTTTACCTATCGTTTTATTGTGGACTCATTTGACAATATTACCGAGGATCAGTATTATACAATTTGGCCATACAACCAAGATTTCTATTTGATTTTAAACTTTGCCTTTGGTGGTAACTGGGGTGGCGCTCAGGGTATTGATGAAACCATCGAACAAGCGGACTTCTTAATAGATTACGTTCGCGTCTATGAAGCAACGGGATTGCAAGATGAATAA
- a CDS encoding LacI family DNA-binding transcriptional regulator, producing MTTIYDIAKALGVAPSTVSKALNGGSGVSEKTRNKIIRYANKVRYIPNANASRLKTKRSYSIGIIYSENLNIGLEHHFFSSVIQAFKDYVETKGYEITFVIRNLGNTEMTFLEFCKHKQLDGVFIVVAEHSDKDLQELIDSDIPCVTTDLVEDNIFTVMTDNEYGAKRAVLEFFNNGHRQIAHITGSLNSYAGSERLVGYRKGMNEVGLEDSDDLIFVTEGFTFEDGYVAAGNVLAMDEIPTAVFAAGDDLAFGAIKRFHENGYRVPQDIAVIGFDDGPFAKYFDPPLSTLHQDRLAIGVGAAKYLIQQIEEGQDESSKMGELRIRPTFVKRESA from the coding sequence ATGACAACGATTTACGATATAGCAAAAGCGCTTGGTGTTGCACCAAGCACAGTATCCAAAGCCTTGAATGGTGGCAGTGGAGTCAGTGAAAAAACACGAAATAAAATCATTCGATACGCAAATAAAGTCCGTTATATACCCAACGCCAATGCATCGCGGTTAAAAACGAAACGTTCGTATTCCATCGGTATTATTTATTCCGAAAATCTTAATATTGGACTCGAACACCATTTTTTCAGCAGTGTCATCCAAGCGTTTAAGGATTATGTGGAAACCAAAGGATATGAAATCACCTTTGTCATCCGCAATTTGGGAAATACGGAAATGACGTTTTTGGAGTTTTGCAAACATAAACAACTAGATGGCGTCTTCATTGTGGTAGCCGAACACAGCGATAAAGACTTACAAGAATTAATCGATAGCGATATTCCTTGTGTTACGACCGATCTTGTCGAAGACAATATCTTTACCGTAATGACCGACAATGAATACGGGGCAAAACGAGCGGTATTAGAATTTTTTAACAACGGCCACCGTCAGATTGCCCACATAACCGGATCACTAAATTCGTATGCCGGTAGTGAACGACTTGTTGGGTACCGTAAAGGAATGAATGAAGTGGGATTAGAAGATAGTGATGATTTGATTTTTGTCACCGAAGGATTTACGTTTGAAGATGGATATGTGGCTGCTGGAAATGTCCTTGCTATGGATGAAATCCCAACTGCTGTATTTGCAGCGGGTGACGATTTAGCATTTGGCGCAATCAAACGATTCCATGAGAATGGATATCGCGTCCCACAGGACATTGCTGTAATTGGTTTTGACGATGGTCCATTTGCCAAATATTTTGATCCCCCACTAAGTACCTTGCATCAAGATCGTCTCGCAATTGGTGTTGGTGCGGCAAAGTATTTAATCCAACAAATTGAAGAAGGACAGGACGAATCATCAAAAATGGGTGAGTTACGAATTCGCCCAACATTTGTCAAACGCGAATCTGCATAG
- a CDS encoding GH36-type glycosyl hydrolase domain-containing protein: MKPFYTFTGRDGSFIVNHANQFNYTYFPLVGNGGIRSSITPSFHGDTKIDQNSFLLLPVSQEDLHASLLSRNLWFTVDNHAYPMLDLGQQPDVQTTVQGQFLSHKLEKSFSDFSVAITSFIPYDNPVVELHKVVYTNTSQTTQTMQFMTAIPIYGRSAESIRDHRHVTALLNQVHVLEDGIVNQPTMTFDERGHQRNHRAYGVFAYHQNATITHRHPVMEEFVGDGNTLLHPGALKHPDASNYDVGSRVDGYEAIGGLTFESLSVKPQESTTFIVALTIGDTLEKVRQYGAQYHTEEAFDNALKASNQTWQKELDQLQFTMRDTDYANWLKWVTIQPILRRLFGNSYLPHHDYGKGGRGWRDLWQDALTLLFLDPHGVEDMLYKNYAGVRIDGSNATIIGDTDGEFKSDRNHIVRVWMDHGVWPFLTTKLFIERSGNSDILFEKQRYFHDQHTHYTRKITPQQDDREILFTANNDIYEGTILEHILIQNLVPFYNVDSHNIMRLENADWNDGLDMAPDHGESVAFTAMYQKNMSDIADLLEALHNRGLRTITIAKEVVYLFDTLSTPVNYENVESKQALLHRYFDSVMTNVSGEQVDVEVTAVIQDLRKKADFITSLLRKQEWHEQDSLGLYNGYYDNDGMKLESLQEPVRMTLTGQVFTIMSRVATDDQIPKILAAADIYLYDKHRGGYALNNDFDEVKTNLGRMFGFAYGHKENGAVFSHMAVMFANALYQRGFVKHGRKAMMSLYEQVQDSTRSKMYPGLPEYFDIKGRGMYSYLTGSASWYLYTLVTEVFGIQGYFGDMVLQPKLSQEDWVDGKASITTLFNDRMITINYHNPDDLDYGEYTISSIQINGEEYPFDTHQNNPLIPRDKLSKSATIDGYLTR, encoded by the coding sequence ATGAAACCGTTTTATACATTTACTGGGCGTGATGGTTCGTTCATAGTGAATCATGCCAATCAATTTAATTACACCTATTTCCCCTTAGTTGGAAATGGGGGAATTCGTAGTTCGATTACGCCATCGTTTCATGGGGATACGAAAATCGATCAAAACTCGTTCTTATTGCTACCGGTAAGCCAAGAAGATTTACACGCGAGTTTGTTGTCAAGAAACCTCTGGTTTACGGTAGATAACCACGCCTACCCAATGCTTGATTTGGGGCAACAACCTGACGTGCAAACCACTGTTCAGGGACAGTTTCTATCGCATAAACTAGAGAAATCATTCTCCGATTTTTCCGTTGCGATAACCTCGTTTATTCCCTATGACAATCCCGTAGTAGAATTACACAAGGTCGTCTATACCAACACCTCGCAAACAACACAAACGATGCAATTTATGACCGCAATTCCCATCTATGGACGTAGTGCCGAATCGATTCGTGATCACCGGCATGTAACCGCACTCTTAAATCAAGTGCATGTTCTAGAGGATGGGATTGTCAATCAACCAACGATGACATTCGATGAACGGGGACATCAACGTAATCATCGCGCATATGGTGTTTTTGCGTACCATCAGAATGCCACCATTACTCACCGACATCCTGTCATGGAAGAATTTGTCGGTGATGGGAATACGCTATTACATCCCGGAGCATTAAAACATCCAGACGCATCAAATTACGATGTTGGTTCTCGAGTCGATGGTTATGAAGCAATTGGTGGACTAACCTTTGAGTCACTTTCAGTCAAACCACAAGAATCAACGACCTTTATTGTTGCATTAACGATTGGTGATACACTTGAAAAAGTTCGTCAATACGGAGCACAATATCATACTGAAGAAGCATTTGATAACGCACTAAAGGCATCGAATCAAACATGGCAAAAAGAACTCGACCAACTTCAATTCACGATGCGCGATACCGACTATGCAAACTGGTTAAAATGGGTGACAATCCAACCAATTTTACGCCGGTTATTTGGGAATTCTTATTTGCCACATCATGATTATGGTAAAGGAGGACGCGGATGGCGTGATTTATGGCAGGATGCGTTAACTTTACTATTCTTAGATCCTCACGGTGTCGAAGACATGCTGTATAAAAACTATGCGGGTGTTCGCATCGATGGATCCAATGCAACCATCATCGGCGATACCGATGGCGAGTTCAAATCCGACCGTAATCACATTGTTCGGGTGTGGATGGATCACGGTGTATGGCCGTTCTTAACCACAAAACTCTTCATTGAGCGATCGGGAAATAGCGACATACTATTTGAAAAACAACGATATTTCCATGATCAACATACCCATTACACGCGAAAGATAACACCGCAACAAGATGATCGAGAAATCTTATTTACCGCGAACAATGACATCTATGAAGGAACGATTTTGGAACACATTCTGATTCAAAATCTTGTCCCCTTCTACAATGTCGATTCCCATAATATCATGCGGCTTGAAAACGCCGATTGGAACGATGGTCTCGACATGGCACCCGATCATGGAGAGAGTGTGGCTTTCACGGCAATGTATCAAAAAAACATGAGTGATATCGCCGACTTATTAGAAGCGTTGCACAATCGCGGGTTAAGAACCATTACCATCGCCAAAGAAGTCGTCTATTTGTTCGATACGTTATCGACACCAGTGAATTATGAAAACGTTGAATCCAAACAAGCACTTTTACACCGCTATTTTGATTCTGTTATGACCAACGTATCTGGTGAACAAGTCGACGTAGAGGTCACGGCCGTGATTCAAGATCTACGCAAAAAAGCCGACTTTATAACGTCACTGTTACGGAAACAAGAATGGCATGAACAAGATTCCCTGGGACTATACAACGGATACTATGATAACGATGGAATGAAACTAGAATCCTTACAAGAGCCTGTTCGTATGACTTTAACCGGACAAGTATTTACTATTATGAGTCGGGTCGCAACCGATGACCAAATACCAAAAATATTAGCTGCTGCAGATATCTATCTATACGATAAACATCGTGGTGGCTATGCCTTAAACAATGACTTTGATGAAGTAAAAACCAATCTCGGACGGATGTTTGGATTTGCCTATGGACACAAAGAAAATGGCGCTGTATTTAGTCATATGGCGGTGATGTTTGCCAATGCCCTATATCAACGTGGATTCGTCAAACATGGGCGCAAAGCGATGATGTCCTTATATGAACAAGTACAAGATTCTACACGATCGAAAATGTATCCCGGATTACCAGAGTACTTCGACATCAAAGGCCGCGGTATGTATTCCTATTTAACCGGATCAGCTTCCTGGTATTTATATACCTTGGTTACGGAAGTATTTGGGATTCAAGGATATTTTGGTGATATGGTGTTACAACCGAAACTATCGCAAGAAGACTGGGTCGATGGCAAGGCAAGCATTACAACGTTGTTTAATGATCGAATGATAACAATTAACTACCATAATCCGGATGACTTGGACTATGGTGAGTACACGATATCATCCATTCAAATCAATGGGGAAGAATATCCATTTGATACACATCAAAACAACCCCCTAATACCTCGTGACAAACTATCCAAATCAGCAACGATTGATGGTTATCTAACCCGGTAA
- a CDS encoding DUF5011 domain-containing protein, whose product MKKLLTALILGLFVLTLSACDLLNSPGIQNILSDLTISGVEDIEVAVGAEVDLLEGVTVLGDDEGNYLDDLTLDSTCTITDGILDTSTAGTCTVTYEVVVGDITTFQTITVTITADAITDNDPVITGAGDVLVEEGMTFDPLDSVVAADVEDGDLTSSITYTVTGPNGETTFDDSVDGIWTFVYSVTDADDNTVTVSRAVTIGELLWVSYGYDMALNGDAYTFTYSGVTAQFWNMNAQYPLAEALDASISAVEFTFTGELGQDYIFKAEGPGNAYSSEVSVTATGEEEVVSVPLDTLTAEEITGLEKLVLFATTVDGAGSVTVHSVQFVMAEPAWVAYGWTMTQSGSDYVFEFSGTDANQFWNNNAQFAIDPALDANATSVDVTLTAPEQDFMLKIEITGGANLEVPFTGTGAEQVVSIPLDGFTAEQIPQLSLVVLFATTVDGTGTVTVHGVDVVVPEPTAWNAYGWTMSQSGDDFVFEFSGTDANQFWNNNAQYTIDPALDANATSVDVTLTAPVQDFMLKIEITGGANLEVPFTGTGAEQVVSIPLDGFTAEQIPQLSLIVLFATTVDGTGTITVHSVDVVVAEPTDWVAYGWTMSQSGDDYVFEFSGTDANQFWNNNAQFAIAPALEANATSVEVTLTAPVQDFMLKIEITGGAFLEVPFTGTGAEQVVSLPLDGFTAEQIPQLTLIVLFATTVDGTGTVTVHSVDVVAPEPTTWNAYGWTMSQSGDDFVFEFSGTDANQFWNNNAQYTIDPPINANATSVDVTLTAPVQDFMLKIEITGGAFLEVPFTGTGAEQVVSIPLDGFTAEQIPQLNLVVLFATTVDGTGTVTVHSVDVIMPAWIAYGWTMTQSGDDYVFDFSGTDANQFWNNNAQYPLMPAIDATATSVDVTLTAPVQDFMLKIEITGGAFLEVPFTGTGAEQVVSIPLDGFTAEQIPQLTLIVLFATTVDGTGTVTVHSVDVVLPS is encoded by the coding sequence ATGAAAAAGTTATTAACTGCTTTAATATTAGGATTATTCGTACTCACTTTATCAGCTTGTGATTTATTAAATAGTCCTGGAATACAAAACATCTTATCGGATCTCACGATTAGTGGTGTGGAAGATATAGAAGTTGCTGTAGGAGCCGAAGTTGATTTACTGGAAGGTGTCACCGTTCTTGGTGATGACGAAGGAAATTATCTTGATGATTTAACACTGGATTCTACTTGTACAATTACCGATGGTATATTAGATACATCAACAGCAGGTACTTGTACTGTTACCTATGAAGTCGTTGTTGGGGATATTACGACATTCCAAACAATTACAGTAACCATCACTGCAGATGCGATTACGGATAATGATCCAGTCATTACTGGTGCTGGTGATGTATTGGTTGAAGAGGGAATGACCTTTGATCCATTGGATAGTGTTGTAGCTGCCGATGTTGAAGATGGTGATTTAACATCAAGCATTACGTATACGGTAACCGGGCCAAATGGAGAAACCACATTTGATGATTCCGTGGATGGTATCTGGACATTTGTCTACAGTGTTACCGATGCCGATGACAATACCGTTACTGTATCACGCGCTGTAACCATTGGAGAACTCTTATGGGTTTCTTATGGTTATGATATGGCTTTAAATGGTGATGCTTACACCTTTACATATTCTGGTGTAACTGCTCAATTCTGGAATATGAATGCACAATATCCGCTTGCAGAAGCATTGGATGCATCGATTTCAGCTGTTGAATTTACCTTTACTGGTGAATTGGGACAAGATTATATCTTCAAAGCTGAAGGACCTGGAAATGCATACTCGTCTGAAGTATCTGTAACAGCTACAGGTGAAGAAGAAGTTGTATCTGTTCCACTTGATACATTGACTGCAGAAGAGATTACAGGATTAGAAAAATTAGTCTTATTTGCAACCACTGTTGATGGTGCAGGTAGTGTTACCGTTCATAGTGTTCAATTTGTAATGGCGGAACCTGCATGGGTAGCCTATGGCTGGACAATGACACAAAGTGGTAGTGATTATGTGTTTGAGTTCTCTGGAACCGATGCCAATCAATTCTGGAACAACAATGCACAATTTGCCATCGATCCCGCTCTTGATGCAAACGCCACGAGCGTTGATGTAACGTTAACCGCTCCCGAACAAGATTTCATGCTAAAAATTGAAATTACTGGTGGCGCAAACTTAGAAGTACCCTTCACGGGAACCGGTGCTGAGCAAGTTGTCAGTATTCCACTTGACGGATTCACAGCCGAGCAAATTCCACAGTTATCATTGGTCGTCTTATTCGCAACGACTGTGGATGGTACAGGAACCGTTACGGTACACGGTGTTGACGTCGTTGTCCCTGAACCAACTGCATGGAATGCTTATGGTTGGACAATGTCACAAAGTGGTGATGACTTTGTATTTGAGTTTTCTGGAACCGATGCCAATCAATTCTGGAACAACAATGCACAATATACAATTGATCCTGCACTAGACGCCAACGCAACAAGTGTTGATGTAACATTAACTGCACCAGTTCAAGATTTCATGCTAAAAATTGAAATTACTGGAGGCGCCAACTTAGAAGTACCATTTACTGGTACCGGTGCGGAGCAAGTCGTTAGTATTCCACTTGACGGATTCACAGCAGAACAAATTCCACAGTTATCATTAATTGTCTTATTTGCAACCACTGTTGATGGTACAGGAACCATTACCGTACACAGTGTTGATGTCGTCGTCGCTGAGCCAACTGATTGGGTTGCGTATGGATGGACAATGTCACAAAGTGGTGACGATTATGTATTTGAATTCTCTGGAACCGATGCCAATCAATTCTGGAACAACAATGCACAATTTGCAATCGCTCCTGCATTAGAAGCAAATGCAACTAGTGTTGAAGTAACGTTAACCGCGCCAGTTCAAGACTTTATGTTAAAAATTGAAATCACTGGTGGCGCATTCTTAGAAGTTCCATTTACAGGAACGGGTGCTGAACAAGTAGTTAGTCTTCCACTTGACGGATTCACAGCCGAACAAATTCCACAATTAACATTGATTGTATTATTCGCAACGACTGTGGATGGTACAGGAACAGTTACGGTACACAGTGTTGATGTAGTAGCTCCAGAACCAACCACATGGAATGCTTATGGTTGGACAATGTCACAAAGTGGTGATGACTTTGTATTTGAATTCTCAGGAACGGATGCCAATCAATTCTGGAACAACAATGCACAATATACAATCGATCCCCCAATCAATGCGAATGCGACAAGTGTTGATGTAACGTTAACTGCACCAGTTCAAGATTTCATGTTAAAAATTGAAATTACTGGTGGTGCATTCCTAGAAGTACCATTTACAGGAACAGGAGCAGAACAAGTCGTTAGTATTCCACTTGATGGATTTACCGCAGAACAAATTCCACAACTGAATCTAGTCGTATTGTTCGCAACCACCGTAGATGGAACTGGAACTGTTACCGTTCACAGTGTTGATGTTATAATGCCTGCATGGATTGCCTATGGATGGACGATGACACAAAGTGGTGACGATTATGTATTTGATTTCTCTGGAACCGATGCCAATCAATTCTGGAACAACAATGCACAATATCCACTTATGCCAGCAATTGATGCTACGGCAACAAGTGTTGATGTAACGTTAACTGCACCAGTTCAAGATTTCATGTTAAAAATTGAAATTACTGGTGGTGCATTCCTAGAAGTACCATTTACAGGAACAGGAGCAGAACAAGTCGTTAGTATTCCACTAGACGGATTTACCGCTGAGCAAATTCCACAGTTGACATTGATTGTATTATTTGCAACCACTGTGGATGGAACGGGAACCGTTACAGTACACAGTGTCGATGTTGTATTACCGTCATAA
- a CDS encoding LacI family DNA-binding transcriptional regulator, with the protein MVTLKDISKASGFSITTVSKALNGYTDVNDDTRESIKRIAKRLGYVPNFQARGLVMKRSWTIGIVMDEASGIGLRHPLFAEVLDSFKREVEQHGYDIMFLSLNVGDIRMTTYLEHARRKGVDGVFVIVTDYGSQAYKKLSYSEIPCVVFDHRSGNMYNFTTNNFSGIQIAFEHLYRLGHRKIAHIYGSTISLAGQERFQSFRQQVEAHNLPFNQNYVVDGDAFTFEGGYRAMGELLALEDPPTAVICASDLQALGGVRKINDAGWNCPNDISVIGFDGTQVNQYASPQLTTVKQDTIEIGKQAADYLLRVITNEIPNRPKTVTIEPVLVVGESTKSI; encoded by the coding sequence ATGGTTACGTTAAAAGATATTTCCAAGGCATCTGGATTTTCGATTACAACCGTATCGAAAGCCCTAAATGGATATACCGATGTCAATGACGATACCCGCGAATCAATCAAGCGAATTGCAAAACGTTTGGGATACGTTCCCAACTTCCAAGCACGCGGATTGGTTATGAAACGTTCGTGGACGATTGGGATTGTCATGGATGAAGCAAGTGGTATTGGCTTACGCCATCCCTTGTTCGCTGAAGTACTCGATTCTTTTAAACGTGAAGTCGAACAACATGGATATGATATTATGTTTTTATCCTTAAATGTTGGTGATATCCGGATGACTACGTATTTGGAACATGCACGACGCAAAGGTGTTGATGGCGTATTTGTTATCGTTACCGACTACGGATCACAAGCATACAAAAAACTAAGTTATAGTGAAATACCTTGTGTGGTTTTCGATCATCGCAGTGGAAATATGTACAATTTTACCACCAATAACTTCTCAGGAATACAAATTGCCTTCGAACACTTATACCGCTTGGGTCATCGCAAAATTGCTCACATATATGGATCTACAATTTCGCTTGCTGGACAAGAACGTTTCCAATCGTTTCGCCAACAAGTTGAAGCTCACAATCTACCATTTAATCAAAACTATGTCGTCGACGGAGATGCGTTCACCTTTGAAGGTGGATACCGCGCAATGGGTGAATTGCTTGCGTTAGAAGACCCACCAACAGCCGTTATCTGTGCCTCTGATTTACAAGCCCTGGGTGGAGTACGTAAAATTAATGATGCCGGATGGAACTGTCCCAATGATATTTCCGTGATTGGATTTGATGGGACGCAAGTAAACCAATATGCTTCCCCTCAATTAACAACCGTTAAACAAGACACCATCGAAATTGGTAAGCAAGCCGCAGATTACTTACTCCGAGTCATTACCAACGAGATACCCAACCGTCCCAAAACAGTCACAATAGAACCTGTATTGGTCGTTGGAGAAAGCACTAAAAGTATTTAA